In Papio anubis isolate 15944 chromosome 20, Panubis1.0, whole genome shotgun sequence, a single window of DNA contains:
- the LOC100999467 gene encoding poliovirus receptor homolog, with protein MAALLTAGTSGAVWRTPGTGDIVVQAPTQVPGFLGDSVMLPCYLQVPGMEETHVSQLTWSRHGESGSMAIFHPTQGPSYSEPKRLEFVATRLGTELRDASLRMFGLRVEDEGSYTCVFFIFPQGKRSVDIWLRVLAKPQNTAEVQKVQLTGKPVPVARCVSTGGRPPAHITWHSDLGGMPNTSQAPGFLSGTVTVTSLWILVPSSQVDGKSVTCKVEHESFEKPQLLTVNLTVYYPPEVSISGYDNNWYLSQNEATLTCDARSNPEPTGYNWSTTMGPLPPFAVAQGAQLLIRPVDKPINTTFICNVTNALGARQAELTVQVKEGPPSEHSGMSSNIIIFLILGIVILLTLLGIGLYFYRSRYSCEFLWHHHLSPSSEHHQSCHN; from the exons ATGGCCGCTTTGCTCACTGCTGGCACTTCAGGTGCTGTCTGGCGTACCCCAGGAACCG GGGACATCGTCGTGCAGGCGCCCACCCAGGTGCCCGGCTTCTTGGGTGACTCCGTGATGCTGCCCTGCTACCTACAGGTGCCCGGCATGGAGGAGACTCACGTGTCACAGCTGACTTGGTCGCGGCATGGTGAATCCGGCAGCATGGCCATCTTCCACCCAACGCAGGGCCCCAGCTATTCGGAGCCCAAACGGCTGGAATTCGTGGCCACCAGACTGGGCACGGAGCTGCGGGATGCCTCGCTGAGGATGTTCGGGTTGCGCGTGGAGGATGAAGGCAGCTACACCTGCGTGTTCTTCATCTTCCCGCAGGGCAAAAGGAGCGTGGATATCTGGCTCCGAGTGCTTG CCAAGCCCCAGAACACAGCTGAGGTTCAGAAGGTCCAGCTCACTGGAAAGCCGGTGCCCGTGGCCCGCTGCGTCTCCACAGGGGGTCGCCCGCCGGCCCACATCACCTGGCACTCAGACCTGGGCGGGATGCCCAATACCAGCCAGGCGCCAGGGTTCCTGTCTGGCACAGTCACTGTCACCAGCCTCTGGATTTTGGTGCCCTCAAGCCAGGTGGACGGCAAGAGTGTGACCTGCAAGGTGGAGCACGAGAGCTTTGAGAAGCCTCAGCTGCTGACTGTGAACCTCACCGTCTACT ACCCCCCAGAGGTATCCATCTCTGGCTATGATAACAACTGGTACCTCAGCCAGAATGAGGCCACCCTGACCTGCGACGCTCGCAGCAACCCAGAGCCCACAGGCTACAACTGGAGCAC GACCATGGGTCCCCTGCCACCCTTCGCTGTGGCCCAGGGCGCCCAGCTCCTGATCCGTCCTGTGGACAAACCAATCAACACAACTTTCATCTGCAACGTCACCAATGCCCTAGGAGCTCGCCAGGCAGAACTGACCGTCCAGGTCAAAG aGGGACCTCCCAGTGAGCACTCAGGCATGTCCAGTAACATCATCATCTTCCTGATTCTGGGAATCGTGATTCTTCTGACCCTCCTGGGGATCGGGCTTTATTTCTATCGGTCCAGATATTCCTGTGAGTTCCTTTGGCACCATCATCTGTCTCCCTCGAGTGAGCATCACCAGAGCTGCCataattga